The following is a genomic window from Fusarium oxysporum Fo47 chromosome IV, complete sequence.
CTGGGATTTGCTTTTGCACTTGGGCATCCAGACACATAAACTGGAAGCCTGAGATCGAGCTTGGCGCGAGAGTGGTTGATTGCATGAAACAATAGATCTTGCGATGCGATAGCGCAATGAACATCAATGGGAAAATGGGGGTGGACAAGATCACAAGACGATGGACATATATCTGTCCACCttagaggaggaagatgtAAATGTTTGTAAGCTGATAGGTTAATTGACCAGATCGAACAATATCCTGAGATTGAAAGCTGGTTCACCATACGCCAAGTGatagttatattaagaataGGTCTGATCCACAGCCCTAGGCGCATGAAATAAGTTATGTCCGTGGTCTCGGCATTTGAAGcagtaattaattataagatgATCGTCGTAGATCTCGGGAACTAGCTTAGCTGCTGTGAATGTGGAAATTATCATGCTATGCGTACATTTGGGTGTGGCATATCCACAAGTGTGGGATGATGCGGCCGTGGTTCAAGTAGGTGAAGACTGGATAAGAGAGTGAGTGAGTTACTGAAGTCTGTGTAAAGTACGTAGATTCTCTTGTTTGTTGTCTCATATGTAACTTGATCAGAACATGAGGCATCGTTGAACATGGCTCTTGAGAGCTTTTAGAGGTGAGGTAATTGTTTCACTATGATGCCATCACATCAAAGGTACTATACGCAGTAGGCCTCTATCAGCATATTATACATCGTCAAAGCGCAATATCGACCCTAAAACATTATCATGAAACTTTTGAGTTTCTATCATGAAACGTCCAAGACCAGTCATGAACTTTGTGTCATCATAATATGATTGGCCAATCAACCAAGTCATCATACTCCACCCAATGAAGAGCCATCAGAGCTAACAATTAGAAATCCAGACCTCTCATCCTAATCCAAGTTTACAACTCATATAAACAACACGTTTTATAAGACTAATACAATGTCCTCTCCCTTCCGTCTTATGCGACCTGTCGCCCAGGCTGCTCGATCTGGCGCTGTGACTTTCGCTGCCCGGCCATTCCATAGCACGGCTGCTCGATTCGCTGTGCAGGATATCAAGACGTGAGTTTAAGAGCAATCATGAAGGTTCTGGGAATAATTCTTACTGACTTGATCTGATAGAACGAAAGAGTTTAAGGACCTTGTTTCTACAACAGACAAGGCTGTTCTTATCGACTGCTTCGCTACATGGTGCGGTCCTTGCAAGGCCATCTCTCCCATCCTCAACAAGTAAGTGGCTCAAAAGATACAGCACCATTGCAAAATGGGCAACTGACAATAGAACTCCAGGCTCTCGGAAGAGAAGGCTCTTTCAGACAACATCCAATTCGTCAAGTTTGACGTCGATGAGCTCCCCGACCTGACCGCCGAGCTCGGCGTTCGCGCTATGCCAActttcttcgtcttcaagaATGGAAGcaaggttgatgagttggTCGGTGCTAACCCTCAGGCTCTCCAGTCGATGCTGGCCAAGCATGTTGCATAAACTGTATAAATCTTGTAACACCTCGAATCACTTGGTAAAACTATCAAGGAGAGTCATGGCAATAGACTCAATCTGTTTACATTGCTgaagaaaataaaaacaGCTGTGTATTATTAGCATAGTTAGACTTGTACAATGGGTTATTGGTGTTTGTCTATGGTATCTTATCTATGCATCATTCTGGAGAATCGTTTGAGCTCGTGAGTCTATACTGATCGGCAGTTACATCACACTTCTATGATTTCGGCTAGAAATGGTTCAAATGCCATAGGCTAGTTAGTCAAGTTCTCTCGCGGCCTTCTATTTCCAGTGTGGACCATGGCGGAGGTGGAAGGCCGTCGTATGCATATGACCATTCGGCGAGTGTCATTTACGCCCGAGAAGCATTTGACAGGTCGGCAATAGCTTCCAAAACAAACTGATTGGTTCATTAATATGCAACTTAAACCATTGCGACAGGCTTATCTTGACGTTGCTTCTTATGCTACTACCATGATAGAGCCGAGCCCGGTTTCGGCGGCCCCGCCTTGATAAGCCAATCACAATAGTCAATTAACCGGTTTAGAGATCGGGGCTTCAACTGGGAACCGATGAGACGGCGTATAAGTTGATGTGACAACCTCTACTCTATAGTCTAGTCTTCAGTTCGATCAAGTACTTTTCCATTTCGAGAAGATTTATACCGAATACCCAATTGCCAAAGCGTGACATATCAAAATGGCGAACACAATCGTCGTCGTTGGGTGAGTCTTGGTGGGATAAGCTATTCTGAACGAAGCTGATACTATGAAAGTGCTGGTGTTTCTGGCTTGACGTCCGCCTACCTCCTttccaagaacaagggcaACAAGATCACTGTCGTGGGCAAGCATATGCCCGGTGACTATGATATTGAATATGCCTCGCCATTTGCTGGTGCCAACGTCTGCCCGTATGTGATCTGGTCCATTTTGTATCATCCTACTCACGATTTCCAGTATGGCCACACGAGAAAGCAGCAGATGGGAACGTCGAACATGGGTAGAGTTCAAGAAACTGTGCGAACAAGTCCCCGAGGCGGGCATTCACTTCCAAAGTGCGTCACCATTTTTACTCTCAGGAAAAACACAGAATTAATATCCAGCAGAGTGCCACATTCAAAGACGAAAGAAGGACGCAGAAGCAGCAAAGAACCAAACATTCCCTGATGCACTCTTCATGGAAGAGCCCTGGTATAAGGAGATCTTTGAGGATTTCCGAGAACAGAACCCTGATGAAGTCACTCGCGGCTACGACTCAGGCTGCGAATTCACATCTGTCTGCATCAATACCGCCATCTACCTTCCCTGGCTCGTCGGTCAATGTCTGAAAAACGGCGTGGTCTTCAAGAGAGGTATCCTGACCGATATCAGCGAGGCCAAGAAACTGAGCCACACGGGCAACGTTCCcaacatcatcgtcaacgcGACAGGCCTAGGCTCCTTGAAGCTGGGTGGTGTCAAGGATGAGACTATGGCGCCTGCACGCGGACAGATTGTGCTGGTGCGCAACGAGAGCACACCCATGCTCATCACATCTGGAGTTGAGGATGGCGGTGCCGATGTCATGTACCTCATGCAGCGAGCAGCTGGTGGTGGCACAATCTTGGGTGGAACTTACGATATCGGCAACTGGGAGTCTCAACCAGACCCCAATATCGCCCAACGTATCATGCAGCGCATCGTTGAGGCACGCCCTGAGGTCGCTGATGGTAAGGGAGTTAAGGGACTGAGTGTGATTCGACACGCTGTTGGACTGCGTCCTTGGAGACGAGATGGACTCCGacttgaggaggagaagttAGACGATGAGACGTGGATCGTGCACAACTATGGCCACTCTGGCTGGGGATATCAAGGCTCATATGGCTGCGCTGAGGGTGTAGTTGAGATTGTTGACAAGGTTGGCAAAGCTGCCAAGTCTAAGCTGTAGATTGACTAAGCGTTTATGAATTGATATGATAATGAATAATTAATTCGTTCATTCTTATGATTGCCCTCAGCTTAATAAGGATGGAAGTTGGTGAGTAGAGAATATGAGAATATGCATATCGCGGGGCCCCGCATTTCCCACACGTAGCTCTCTCCAAACACTTGAACCCCTGTTTTAACTTGAAGCTTTCCTTTCCTCCTTTCACAAGCCAGCGCATTCTACATTTTCAAAATGCCAGAATCTGCATCTGGCACCCTGAGTCAGGGCGTGCGCTTCCTAAGAA
Proteins encoded in this region:
- a CDS encoding FAD dependent oxidoreductase; its protein translation is MANTIVVVGAGVSGLTSAYLLSKNKGNKITVVGKHMPGDYDIEYASPFAGANVCPMATRESSRWERRTWVEFKKLCEQVPEAGIHFQKCHIQRRKKDAEAAKNQTFPDALFMEEPWYKEIFEDFREQNPDEVTRGYDSGCEFTSVCINTAIYLPWLVGQCLKNGVVFKRGILTDISEAKKLSHTGNVPNIIVNATGLGSLKLGGVKDETMAPARGQIVLVRNESTPMLITSGVEDGGADVMYLMQRAAGGGTILGGTYDIGNWESQPDPNIAQRIMQRIVEARPEVADGKGVKGLSVIRHAVGLRPWRRDGLRLEEEKLDDETWIVHNYGHSGWGYQGSYGCAEGVVEIVDKVGKAAKSKL
- a CDS encoding thioredoxin-like protein, which gives rise to MSSPFRLMRPVAQAARSGAVTFAARPFHSTAARFAVQDIKTTKEFKDLVSTTDKAVLIDCFATWCGPCKAISPILNKLSEEKALSDNIQFVKFDVDELPDLTAELGVRAMPTFFVFKNGSKVDELVGANPQALQSMLAKHVA